In Panthera leo isolate Ple1 chromosome B3, P.leo_Ple1_pat1.1, whole genome shotgun sequence, a single genomic region encodes these proteins:
- the MESP2 gene encoding mesoderm posterior protein 2 — MAQSPPLHSLLGQDHWIFPQGWGWAGHPDSTSPASSSDSSGSCPCDGSRGPSQPAPQARGARAAEAAPTAPGRARSGAAAGQRQSASEREKLRMRTLARALHELRRFLPPSVAPAGQSLTKIETLRLAIRYIGHLSAVLGLSEEGLQRRRRRRSDAAVPRGCPLCPDGGPAQTQVQVEARAQLLGSAASPSASWGSPPACPEALAAPERLGSRIPDMGPWVTPPYHPGMQSPPQLSRGRGPDGALWTPPQGCSGTQTSPESRNQATPWTPSPAAPELAVIYQGISVSPESCLLPETPPLLSRPACQRLQPQTEWGGWSHSAEMLPGSEDQGPGPAFQLGDESPSQSSGAQLSGCPELWQEDLEGAHLGIFY, encoded by the exons ATGGCCCAGTCCCCTCCTCTGCACAGCCTCCTGGGCCAAGACCACTGGATCTTCCCCCAGGGTTGGGGCTGGGCCGGCCACCCGGACTCCAcgtcccctgcctcctcctcggACTCGTCGGGCTCCTGCCCCTGCGACGGCTCCCGCGGCCCCTCGCAGCCCGCGCCCCAGGCCCGCGGCGCCCGCGCCGCAGAGGCCGCCCCGACGGCGCCCGGACGAGCCCGCAGCGGAGCCGCCGCCGGGCAGCGGCAGAGCGCCAGCGAGCGCGAGAAGCTGCGCATGCGCACGCTCGCCCGCGCCCTGCACGAGCTGCGCCGCTTTCTGCCGCCGTCCGTGGCGCCCGCCGGCCAGAGCCTCACCAAGATCGAGACGCTGCGCCTGGCCATCCGCTACATCGGCCACCTGTCGGCGGTGCTGGGCCTCAGCGAGGAGGGCCTGCAGCGCCGGCGCCGGCGGCGCAGCGACGCGGCGGTGCCTCGGGGCTGCCCGCTCTGCCCCGACGGCGGCCCCGCGCAGAcgcaggtgcaggtggaggcgCGCGCCCAGCTTCTGGGCTCAGCCGCCAGCCCCTCCGCGTCCTGGGGGTCCCCGCCGGCGTGTCCCGAAGCACTAGCGGCCCCCGAGCGCCTGGGGAGCAGGATACCTGACATGGGTCCCTGGGTTACACCCCCTTACCACCCTGGGATGCAGTCGCCCCCGCAACTGTCCCGAGGGAGAGGCCCCGACGGGGCCCTTTGGACACCGCCCCAGGGCTGTTCAGGAACGCAGACGTCCCCAGAGTCCAGGAATCAGGCTACACCCTGGACGCCTTCCCCCGCGGCCCCTGAGCTGGCTGTAATATACCAG GGTATCTCTGTGTCTCCAGAGTCCTGTCTGTTGCCAGAAACGCCACCCCTCCTGTCCCGCCCAGCATGCCAGAGACTCCAGCCTCAGACCGAGTGGGGTGGCTGGAGCCACAGCGCAGAGATGCTCCCCGGTTCAGAAGACCAGGGACCAGGCCCTGCCTTCCAGCTCGGTGATGAGAGCCCTTCCCAGAGCTCAGGCGCGCAGCTCAGTGGCTGCCCTGAACTTTGGCAAGAAGATTTGGAGGGGGCCCACCTGGGCATCTTCTACTAA